One window from the genome of Lysobacter helvus encodes:
- a CDS encoding SemiSWEET transporter gives MDNEWPGYVAATLTTVAFLPQTIKTIRTRDTRSISLGMYVVFTIGVAFWLAYGIVLHSWPMILANIVTFGLSTTILVLKVRYR, from the coding sequence ATGGACAACGAATGGCCCGGCTACGTCGCCGCAACGCTTACGACGGTTGCATTCCTCCCGCAGACGATCAAGACGATCCGCACGCGCGACACCCGCAGCATCTCGCTGGGGATGTACGTGGTGTTCACCATCGGCGTGGCGTTCTGGCTCGCGTACGGGATCGTGCTGCATTCGTGGCCGATGATCCTGGCCAACATCGTGACGTTCGGGTTGTCGACGACGATCCTGGTGTTGAAGGTGCGGTATCGGTAG
- a CDS encoding fimbrial biogenesis chaperone: MRCLFLIVAALAACAVLPARPAVASVVVSATRVVHEGDARDASIRLTNKRNGPALVEVWVERAAVDAAPGQPPAFVPEPPLFRIESGRGQVVRLQRTQAPLPADRESLFWLHVLDVPPNPVDAADARLKIAVRSRLKLFHRPDGLAGSAAKAPDRLQWELQANAAGSPVLRIRNPTAFHVTIATIGDDVLAMNGEMVAPFDVLAFPLDGERAKAWQPGHAVRFAFINDAGGEEVRTARIASAVP, from the coding sequence ATGCGTTGCCTCTTCCTGATCGTCGCGGCGCTGGCCGCGTGCGCAGTGCTGCCCGCGCGTCCCGCCGTTGCGAGCGTCGTCGTGTCCGCGACGCGCGTCGTGCACGAAGGCGACGCGCGCGACGCCAGCATCCGCCTGACCAACAAGCGCAATGGTCCTGCGCTCGTGGAAGTGTGGGTGGAACGCGCAGCGGTGGACGCCGCGCCGGGCCAGCCGCCCGCGTTCGTGCCGGAGCCCCCGTTGTTCCGCATCGAATCGGGCCGCGGGCAGGTCGTGCGGTTGCAGCGCACGCAAGCCCCGTTGCCGGCGGACCGCGAATCGCTGTTCTGGCTGCACGTCCTCGACGTGCCGCCCAATCCCGTCGACGCGGCGGACGCCCGGCTGAAGATCGCCGTGCGCAGTCGCCTCAAGCTGTTCCATCGGCCCGACGGATTGGCCGGCTCCGCGGCGAAGGCGCCGGATCGCCTGCAATGGGAGTTGCAGGCCAACGCCGCGGGATCGCCGGTGTTGCGCATCCGCAATCCCACGGCATTCCACGTCACCATCGCCACCATCGGCGACGACGTGCTGGCGATGAACGGGGAGATGGTGGCGCCGTTCGATGTGCTGGCGTTCCCGCTCGATGGCGAGCGCGCCAAGGCTTGGCAGCCAGGCCATGCGGTGCGCTTCGCGTTCATCAACGATGCCGGCGGCGAGGAAGTCCGCACGGCGCGCATCGCCAGCGCCGTGCCGTGA
- a CDS encoding fimbrial protein, which produces MQLPFRSLVLVAGTLLASGTASTASASGHITFFGELTAATCFVHGVDKPDVSGNFSVNLPTLSAPQLEHVGVAAGHTRFGLQLRDCTGTNPVQAFFEAGPFMDTVNNTIRPTNDGPIHFALFDEEGRAIRIGDLTSQSAARQYQPNERMFFDVAYVRVAPGPITPGAFTGLVTYSLMYR; this is translated from the coding sequence ATGCAATTGCCTTTCCGTTCCCTGGTCCTCGTCGCAGGCACGCTGCTGGCGTCGGGCACCGCCTCCACCGCGTCGGCCAGCGGGCACATCACGTTCTTCGGCGAACTCACGGCCGCCACGTGCTTCGTGCATGGCGTGGACAAGCCGGACGTCTCCGGCAACTTCAGCGTCAACCTGCCTACGCTCAGCGCCCCGCAGCTCGAACACGTCGGCGTGGCCGCCGGCCATACGCGCTTCGGCCTGCAGCTCAGGGACTGCACGGGCACCAACCCGGTGCAGGCCTTCTTCGAGGCCGGGCCGTTCATGGACACGGTCAACAACACGATCCGGCCCACCAACGACGGGCCCATCCACTTCGCGTTGTTCGACGAGGAAGGCCGCGCGATCCGGATCGGCGACCTCACCTCGCAATCGGCCGCCCGCCAGTACCAGCCCAACGAACGCATGTTCTTCGACGTGGCCTACGTTCGCGTCGCGCCGGGTCCGATCACGCCGGGCGCGTTCACCGGGCTGGTCACCTACTCGCTGATGTACCGCTGA
- a CDS encoding ABC transporter permease, with translation MTALARTLSAEVLKLRGTLASWMCVIAPLLVVTLYVLQMSFIDYGHRPVAPPAQAWSMFAQSAMVMWALLMLPLFVTLQAALLAGLEHGPDRWKHLLALPLPRSAHYLAKTLVLAAMVAFATMSMVVLVPIGGAVLGWVQPKSGIAGAPPWDLLVSRSLACTAAAMLIVALHTWASIRWRSFTVAVSFGMTATVAGFLIGQSARFGKFYPWSLPLQVHAADGRFTTWAVTAGLVGGLLVTTAGAIAFARREVQ, from the coding sequence ATGACCGCCCTCGCCCGCACGCTGTCCGCCGAAGTCCTCAAGCTGCGCGGCACGCTCGCCTCGTGGATGTGCGTGATCGCGCCGCTGCTGGTCGTCACCTTGTATGTGCTGCAAATGAGCTTCATCGACTACGGGCATCGGCCCGTCGCGCCGCCGGCGCAGGCGTGGTCGATGTTCGCGCAGAGTGCGATGGTGATGTGGGCGTTGTTGATGCTGCCCTTGTTCGTGACGTTGCAGGCGGCGTTGCTGGCGGGGCTGGAACACGGGCCGGATCGCTGGAAGCACTTGCTCGCCTTGCCGTTGCCGCGCAGCGCGCATTACCTGGCGAAGACGCTGGTGCTGGCGGCGATGGTGGCGTTCGCCACCATGTCGATGGTCGTGCTGGTGCCGATCGGCGGCGCGGTGCTGGGGTGGGTGCAACCGAAGTCCGGCATCGCCGGCGCGCCGCCGTGGGACTTGCTGGTCTCGCGCAGCCTGGCGTGCACGGCGGCGGCGATGCTGATCGTCGCGCTGCACACGTGGGCGTCGATCCGCTGGCGCAGCTTCACGGTCGCGGTGTCGTTCGGGATGACGGCGACGGTGGCGGGGTTCCTCATCGGCCAGTCGGCGCGCTTCGGGAAGTTCTACCCCTGGAGCCTGCCGCTGCAGGTGCATGCGGCGGACGGGCGCTTCACGACGTGGGCGGTGACGGCGGGACTGGTGGGCGGGCTCCTCGTCACGACGGCCGGGGCGATCGCGTTTGCGCGGCGCGAGGTGCAATAA